The following coding sequences are from one Bufo bufo chromosome 2, aBufBuf1.1, whole genome shotgun sequence window:
- the LOC120990781 gene encoding olfactory receptor 6B1-like, translating to MADVMATELCTVWAQVQWNLRKAQESKKTNADKRRSRGVDFGLGDKVWLTTKNYEMVFDNISVFNKFIIVGFPGTPVVQYFFFLLLLVTYLSTLLCNFLIIKIISTERCLQTPMYFFIRNLSFLEVCYVSVIVPKVLDTITFNGRFISFSACISQLFFFFFLSSTECFLFGVMAYDRYLAICHPLHYTTLMENYKCRCLTISSIIGGFITTFPHIILISHLPFCRSNVINHFFCDLPPLLKLACADTYLFDLLGFSCAALVILTSLLVTLLSYFHIIATIITIPTQQGRSKAFSTCGTHLIVVSIYYGSVIFMYVRPKVSFAFTLNRVVAVFYTIITPILNPIIYCLRNKEVKESMCPLLTVHLYQHSQICVA from the exons ATGGCTGATGTAATGGCtacagaactgtgcacagtctgggcccaggttcagtGGAACCTGAGAAAAGCCCAGGAGAGTAAAAAAACTAATGCTGATAAAAGACGCTCTCGAGGAGTGGATTTTGGGTTGGGAGATAAAGTGTGGTTAACCACCAAGA ATTATGAAATGGTTTTCGACAATATCAGTGTGTTTAACAAATTCATTATAGTTGGGTTTCCTGGAACGCCTGTGGTCCAGTATTTCTTCTTTCTCTTATTATTGGTGACTTATTTATCAACTCTATTGTGCAACTTTCTGATCATCAAAATCATCAGTACTGAGAGATGCCTTCAAACACCAATGTACTTTTTTATTCGCAATCTCTCCTTTCTAGAAGTTTGTTACGTGTCGGTAATAGTCCCCAAGGTTTTGGACACAATTACATTCAATGGAAGATTTATTTCATTTTCTGCTTGCATAAGTCAGctgtttttcttcttctttctgaGTTCCACAGAGTGCTTTCTGTTTGGTGTGATGGCGTATGACCGCTACCTTGCCATTTGTCATCCACTGCATTACACAACCCTTATGGAGAACTACAAGTGCCGTTGCTTAACTATAAGCTCTATTATTGGGGGTTTTATAACTACATTTCCTCATATAATTTTAATCTCTCATCTTCCATTTTGCAGAAGTAACGTAATTAACCATTTCTTCTGTGACTTACCTCCTCTTCTAAAGCTTGCCTGTGCAGATACATATCTTTTTGATCTTCTGGGTTTTTCATGTGCTGCTTTGGTAATACTAACTTCATTGTTGGTCACTTTACTTTCATATTTTCATATCATTGCAACAATTATCACTATACCTACACAACAAGGCAGGAGTAAAGCATTTTCTACATGCGGCACACATTTGATTGTTGTTTCCATTTATTATGGCTCTGTTATATTTATGTATGTGAGACCAAAAGTGAGTTTTGCTTTCACACTTAATCGTGTGGTGGCAGTTTTTTACACGATAATAACACCCATACTTAATCCTATTATCTATTGTTTGAGGAATAAAGAAGTAAAGGAATCA ATGTGTCCACTTTTAACTGTTCATTTATATCAACATAGCCAGATATGCGTTGCATGA